A single Silvibacterium dinghuense DNA region contains:
- a CDS encoding sugar phosphate isomerase/epimerase family protein has product MAFSRRDVLAGLGAAGVAASLPSWVKKADAAMAGAGDGACPFRLSVINDEISQDFEHSCKVAAEDFGLHWIEIRGMWNKNVTELSDQQVADAKKILAQYKLRVTDIASPLFKTDWPGAPLSKQSEHRDQFHADFDAKAQEKLLERCITLAHAFDTDRIRCFDFWRLDDQKPYRAAINAKLSEAAERCAKDKLILLLENEMSCNTATGEESAAVLAEVKNPNFMLNWDPGNAAALGSTPYPNGYDLLPKKRIGHCHSKDVVRKPDGKYDWAPVGGGIVDWVGQFQALARDGFHYAVSLETHWRGAGTPEASTRISMDGLKKALAKAGLRC; this is encoded by the coding sequence ATGGCGTTTTCGCGGCGCGATGTGCTCGCAGGACTAGGTGCGGCAGGAGTGGCGGCAAGCTTGCCGTCATGGGTGAAAAAGGCCGATGCGGCGATGGCGGGAGCAGGGGATGGTGCCTGTCCTTTCCGGCTGTCGGTGATCAACGATGAAATTTCGCAGGACTTCGAACACAGCTGCAAGGTGGCGGCCGAAGACTTCGGTCTGCACTGGATCGAGATCCGCGGCATGTGGAACAAGAACGTCACCGAGTTGAGCGATCAGCAGGTCGCGGACGCGAAGAAGATTCTCGCGCAGTACAAGCTGCGGGTGACAGACATTGCAAGCCCGCTCTTCAAGACCGACTGGCCGGGCGCGCCGCTCTCGAAGCAGAGCGAGCATCGGGACCAGTTCCATGCGGACTTCGACGCCAAGGCGCAGGAGAAGCTGCTGGAGCGTTGCATCACGCTGGCGCATGCCTTCGACACAGACCGTATCCGCTGCTTCGACTTCTGGCGCCTCGACGACCAGAAGCCCTATCGCGCGGCGATCAACGCCAAGCTGAGCGAGGCCGCAGAGCGCTGTGCGAAGGACAAGCTGATTCTGCTGCTCGAGAACGAAATGTCGTGCAATACAGCGACGGGCGAAGAGAGCGCGGCGGTGCTGGCCGAGGTGAAGAATCCGAACTTCATGCTGAACTGGGACCCGGGCAATGCGGCGGCGCTGGGCTCGACGCCGTATCCCAACGGCTATGATCTGCTGCCGAAGAAGCGCATCGGGCACTGCCACTCAAAGGATGTGGTGCGCAAGCCGGACGGCAAGTATGACTGGGCTCCGGTGGGCGGCGGCATCGTCGATTGGGTGGGCCAGTTCCAGGCGCTGGCGCGCGATGGCTTCCACTATGCGGTGAGCCTCGAAACGCACTGGCGCGGCGCGGGCACACCCGAGGCGTCGACGCGCATCAGCATGGACGGACTGAAGAAGGCGCTGGCGAAGGCTGGACTTCGCTGCTAA